Proteins found in one Bombus terrestris chromosome 1, iyBomTerr1.2, whole genome shotgun sequence genomic segment:
- the LOC100642315 gene encoding nucleolar protein 56 produces MSKLFILFEHAAGYAIFYVKEFEEVGMLLPQVEASVTDLSRFNSVVKLVGFSPFKTALAALENINSISEGIVPEDLQLFIDSCIPKSGKKNNVVLGVADPKLGASITEALDIKCDHIGAIPEIIRGIRFHFHNLVKGFTAKTSGIAQLGLGHSYSRAKVKFNVNRVDNMIIQSIALLDQLDKDVNTFSMRIREWYSYHFPELVKIVPENYMYAKVAKLIKNRKDLTNEKLEALEEIVMDNAKAQAIIDASKSSMGMDISPVDLLNIEMFAARVIALADYRKQLAEYLSSKMTGVAPNLATLIGDQVGARLIAHAGSLTNLAKYPASTVQILGAEKALFRALKTRGNTPKYGLLFHSTFIGRAGTKNKGRISRYLANKCSIASRIDCFTDTPTKVFGEKLRQQVEDRLKFYETGEVPKKNIDVMKEALEEAAQVIASMEQESSKKKKKKKDKKRKSEVLENEKENGFVENGVQEETEEPVKKKKKKKKSKSINENE; encoded by the exons ATG tcgaagctttttattttatttgagcATGCTGCTGGCTATGCCATTTTTTATGTCAAGGAATTTGAAGAGGTAGGAATGTTACTGCCTCAAGTTGAAGCATCTGTCACAGATTTGTCTCGTTTTAATTCAGTTGTGAAACTAGTTGGATTTTCACCTTTTAAAACTGCTTTAGCAGctctagaaaatataaatagtatCTCTGAAGGAATTGTTCCAGAAGATTTACAGTTATTTATAGACTCATGTATACCAAAATCTGGGAAGAAAAACAATGTTGTGCTTGGAGTGGCTGATCCAAAACTTGGAGCTAGCATTACTGAAGCATTAGATATAAAGTGTGATCATATTGGTGCCATTCCAGAAATTATTAGAGGAATAaggtttcattttcataatttagTGAAAGGTTTCACTGCTAAAACTTCTGGAATTGCACAACTTGGACTTGGTCATAGTTATTCTAGAGCTAAAGTTAAATTCAATGTCAATCGTGTGGATAATATGATTATACAAAGCATAGCTCTGTTAGACCAATTGGACAAAGATGTCAATACATTTAGTATGCGAATaag GGAATGGTACAGTTATCATTTTCCAGAGCTTGTAAAAATAGTTCCTGAGAATTATATGTATGCCAAAGttgcaaaattaataaaaaaccGAAAAGATCTTACAAATGAAAAGTTAGAAGCTTTGGAAGAAATTGTTATGGACAATGCCAAAGCTCAAGCAATTATTGATGCATCCAAATCATCTATGGGAATGGATATCAGTCCTGTTGATCTTCTTAATATCGAAATGTTTGCAGCACGTGTTATTGCTTTGGCTGATTACAGAAAACAATTAGCAGAATATTTAAGTTCTAAAATGACAGGAGTTGCACCAAATTTAGCTACATTAATAGGTGACCAAGTAGGAGCCAGATTAATAGCACATGCTGGATCTCTTACAAACTTAGCCAAATATCCTGCCTCTACTGTACAAATATTGGGGGCGGAAAAGGCCTTATTTAGGGCTTTAAAAACTAGAGGCAATACTCCAAAATATGGTCTATTATTCCATTCAACTTTTATTGGTCGTGCGGGTACAAAAAATAAGGGTAGAATTTCAAGATATCTTGCAAATAAATGTTCCATAGCATCAAGAATTGATTGCTTTACTGATACACCAACTAAAGTATTTGGTGAAAAATTACGACAACAAGTAGAGGATAgattgaaattttatgaaactgGAGAAGTACCTaagaaaaatatagatgtaATGAAAGAAGCTTTAGAAGAAGCTGCACAAGTAATAGCAAGTATGGAACAAGAATCgtctaaaaagaagaagaagaagaaagataaaaaaagaaaaagtgagGTTTTAGAGAATGAAAAGGAAAACGGATTTGTTGAAAATGGAGTACAAGAAGAAACTGAAGAGCcagtaaagaaaaagaaaaaaaagaagaaatcaaaaagcataaatgaaaatgaatga
- the LOC100642435 gene encoding mitotic checkpoint protein BUB3, with the protein MESRTEFKIKSPPTDAISAVEFGPNSTQFLLVSSWDSTVRLYDIHANTMRLKYNHDLPVLDVAFQDAVHAYSGGLGNTLKMYDINSNTESVMGTHDKPIRKIEYCAAVNAILTGGWDAAVKLWDPRTPTCVGSYLQPDVVLALSVCGDKFVVGTAKRKVCIWDLRNMAGMFQRRESSLKYQTRCIKGFPNEQGYVLSSIEGRVAVEYLDTTPEAQKKKYAFKCHRIKENNVEHIYPVNAISFHSTYNTFATGGSDGYVNIWDGFNKKRLCQFHRYNAGVAALSFSHDGSVLAIGVSYLNEAEIPPGGNDEREIYIRYVNDQETKPK; encoded by the exons atGGAATCTCGGACagagtttaaaataaaatctccGCCAACTGATGCGATCTCAGCAGTGGAATTTGGACCTAATTCAACACAATTCCTTCTTGTTTCCTCTTGGGACAGTACAGTGCGGTTGTATGACATTCATGCAAATACTATGAGATTAAAATATAATCATGATTTGCCAGTTTTAGATGTTGCATTTCAG GATGCTGTTCATGCTTATAGTGGTGGTTTAGGAAATACATTAAAGATGTATGATATCAATAGTAATACTG AATCAGTTATGGGAACACATGATAAACCAATTAGGAAAATTGAATATTGTGCTGCAGTAAATGCAATATTAACTGGTGGGTGGGATGCAGCAGTGAAACTTTGGGATCCCAGAACACCCACTTGTGTAGGTAGTTATTTACAACCTGATGTCGTTCTTGCCTTGTCTGTATGTGGAGATAAATTTGTAGTAGGTACAGCTAAACGCAAAGTTTGTATTTGGGATCTGAGAAATATGGCTGGTATGTTTCAAAGACGTGAAAGCAGTTTAAAGTATCAGACACGTTGCATTAAAGGTTTTCCTAATGAACAG GGATATGTTCTTAGTAGCATAGAGGGCCGTGTTGCTGTTGAATACCTTGATACAACACCAGAAGCACAGAAAAAGAAATATGCTTTTAAATGTCATAGGATAAAGGAAAACAATGTGGAACACATATATCCAGTGAATGCTATTAGTTTTCATTCAACTTATAATACATTTGCAACTGGTGGTTCAGATGGTTATGTGAATATTTGGGATGGTTTTAACAAAAAACGTTTATGTCAGTTTCACAGATATAATGCTGGTGTTGCTGCACTTAGTTTTAGCCATGATGGTTCTGTACTTGCCATAGGAGTATCATATTTGAATGAAGCTGAAATTCCACCAGGTGGAAATGATGAGagagaaatttatataagataTGTGAATGACCAAGAAACTAAACCGAAATAA
- the LOC100642553 gene encoding mitochondrial coenzyme A transporter SLC25A42, with the protein MSVLSNSTKQVLQSPSPLSMEKQDVHTTKKQEKKVGSDGISNTQRVWTSLVSGAIAGALAKTTIAPLDRTKINFQISNQPFSAKAAVRFLINTLKTEGLLSLWRGNSATMVRIVPYSAVQFTAHEQWKRILGINGLEREKPGLNFLAGSLAGITSQGTTYPLDLMRARMAVTQKAEYKTLRQIFVRIYVEEGILAYYRGFTATLLGVIPYAGCSFFTYDLLRNLLNVHTVAIPGFSTSLICGAIAGMVAQTSSYPLDIVRRRMQTSAIHGPMNSQHYHTITSTVTKIYKEEGIMAFYKGLSMNWVKGPIAVGISFATHDSIRDALRKLIISQNTSSKT; encoded by the exons ATGTCTGTTTTGTCAAACTCAACAAAGCAAGTGTTACAAAGTCCATCACCCCTTTCAATGGAAAAACAAGATGTACATACAACa aagaaacaagaaaaaaaggtTGGGAGCGATGGTATATCAAATACACAAAGAGTATGGACAAGCTTGGTATCAGGTGCTATTGCAGGAGCATTAGCAAAGACGACAATAGCACCTCTAGATCGTACGAAAATAAACTTCCAAATCTCAAATCAACCATTTTCGGCAAAAGCAGCGGtcagatttttaataaatactctTAAAACAGAAGGTTTATTAAGTTTGTGGCGTGGGAATAGTGCAACTATGGTTAGAATAGTTCCATATTCTGCTGTTCAATTCACAGCCCATGAGCAATGGAAAAGGATTCTGGGAATAAATGGGTTGGAAAG AGAAAAACCTGGACTAAACTTTCTTGCTGGTTCATTAGCGGGTATAACATCACAAGGCACAACTTACCCCCTGGATTTGATGAGAGCAAGAATGGCTGTGACACAAAAGGCTGAATATAAAACATTGCGACAAATCTTTGTACGCATTTACGTGGAAGAAGGAATATTGGCCTATTACCGTGGCTTTACTGCAACGTTACTTGGTGTCATTCCTTATGCTGGTTGCAGTTTCTTCACCTATGATCTACTCAGGAACTTATTAAATG TGCACACGGTGGCTATTCCTGGCTTCTCGACATCACTGATTTGCGGCGCCATTGCCGGAATGGTTGCTCAGACTAGCAGCTACCCTTTGGACATCGTACGGAGAAGAATGCAGACCTCAGCAATCCATGGCCCGATGAACAGCCAGCATTATCACACAATTACCTCAACTGTCACAAAAATTTACAA aGAAGAAGGTATAATGGCCTTCTATAAAGGATTAAGCATGAATTGGGTGAAAGGCCCAATTGCTGTAGGAATTAGTTTTGCAACACATGATTCAATCCGTGATGCATTAAGAAAACTCATAATTTCTCAAAATACTTCATCAAAAACATAA